In Marinicauda algicola, one DNA window encodes the following:
- the recR gene encoding recombination mediator RecR, producing MNQASGPEIERLIQLLAKLPGLGPRSARRAALHLLKKREQLMEPLAAAMGEAAAKIRSCSECGNLDVTDPCAICASGARDPKVICVVETVGDLWALERSSAFKGRYHVLGGVLSALDGVGPEQLNIATLIERANREETQEIILALNATVDGQTTAHYIADKLEGAGVEVTSLARGVPVGGELDYLDDGTLAAAFKSRRPA from the coding sequence ATGAACCAGGCCTCCGGTCCCGAAATCGAGCGGCTGATCCAGCTGCTGGCCAAGCTGCCCGGCCTCGGGCCGCGCTCGGCGCGCCGCGCGGCGCTGCATCTGCTCAAGAAGCGCGAGCAGCTGATGGAGCCCCTGGCCGCCGCGATGGGCGAGGCCGCGGCCAAGATCAGGTCGTGTTCCGAATGCGGCAATCTGGACGTCACCGACCCGTGCGCGATCTGCGCCAGCGGCGCGCGCGATCCGAAGGTGATCTGCGTGGTGGAGACCGTCGGCGATCTGTGGGCGCTCGAGCGCTCGTCGGCTTTCAAGGGCCGCTATCACGTGCTCGGCGGCGTGCTGTCCGCGCTCGACGGCGTCGGTCCCGAGCAGCTCAATATCGCCACGCTGATCGAGCGCGCGAACCGCGAGGAGACGCAAGAGATCATCCTGGCGCTCAACGCCACGGTCGACGGCCAGACCACCGCCCATTACATCGCCGACAAGCTGGAAGGCGCGGGCGTCGAGGTCACCTCGCTCGCCCGAGGCGTGCCTGTCGGCGGCGAGCTCGACTATCTCGACGACGGCACGCTCGCCGCGGCCTTCAAGAGCCGCAGGCCGGCCTAG
- a CDS encoding YbaB/EbfC family nucleoid-associated protein: protein MKDLAGLMKQAQAMQKKMQEAQERLADVEVTGESGGGLVRIVMTAKGEVKKLHLDPSVVDPSEIEVLEDLLAAGLNDARRKAEQAQQKVMSEATQGLGLPPGLDLPFGKGGGPF, encoded by the coding sequence ATGAAGGATCTCGCCGGCCTGATGAAGCAGGCCCAAGCCATGCAGAAGAAGATGCAGGAAGCCCAGGAACGCCTCGCCGATGTCGAGGTGACGGGCGAATCCGGCGGCGGCCTCGTCAGGATCGTGATGACCGCCAAGGGCGAGGTGAAGAAGCTGCATCTCGACCCCTCCGTGGTCGATCCCTCCGAGATCGAGGTGCTCGAGGACCTGCTCGCCGCCGGCCTCAACGATGCGCGCCGCAAGGCCGAACAGGCGCAACAGAAGGTGATGAGCGAGGCCACCCAGGGCCTCGGCCTCCCCCCCGGCCTCGACCTGCCCTTCGGCAAGGGCGGCGGGCCGTTCTGA